Proteins from one Rosa chinensis cultivar Old Blush chromosome 7, RchiOBHm-V2, whole genome shotgun sequence genomic window:
- the LOC112180375 gene encoding pentatricopeptide repeat-containing protein At5g48730, chloroplastic isoform X2 yields MASLLSSTQPLPPAFNRGPAPATKPATPRVQTTPHPQPTCNTSADDNSRLAVTQRKAVELQRLKDKEAKDRKEETNNKIASRKAISVVLRREATKSHIEKKKGSKRLLPRTVLEALHERITALRWESALKVFELLQEQLWYRPNPGVYNKLIVMLGKCKQPEKAEELFQAMIDEGCGVSHESYTALISAYGRSSLFDKAFSLLEQMKNTPDCQPDVHTYSILIKSCLQVFAYDKVQALLSDMEIQHIRPNTITYNTLIDAYGKSKKFAEMESTLVAMLSQQDCEPDVWTMNSVVRAFGSSGQIETMEKCFEKFHSAGIQPNIMTFNILLDSYGKAGNYKKMSAVMEYMQKYHYSWTIVTYNVVIDAFGRAGDLTQMEYLFRLMGSERIKPSCVTLCSLVRAYGKAEMKGVLEIMKQKGCSPDKITYRTMIKAYSFNNMTGHVKELHELMQSAGSQMTWSQRQKPDF; encoded by the exons ATGGCCTCACTCTTGAGCTCCACCCAACCACTTCCACCGGCGTTTAACCGAGGACcggctccggccaccaaacccgCAACTCCACGGGTACAGACGACGCCCCATCCTCAACCCACTTGTAATACTAGTGCAGATGACAACTCTAGACTAGCAGTAACACAGAGAAAAGCAGTAGAGCTTCAGAGGCTAAAAGACAAGGAGGCCAAGGACAGAAAGGAGGAGACCAACAACAAGATAGCTTCTCGGAAAGCAATTTCGGTCGTTTTGCGGAGAGAAGCTACCAAATCCCACATCGAGAAGAAGAAAGGCTCCAAGAGACTGCTTCCCAGGACTGTGCTCGAAGCCCTCCATGAGAGAATCACTGCTCTGCGATGGGAGTCTGCTCTCAAG GTTTTTGAACTGCTGCAAGAGCAGCTCTGGTACCGGCCCAATCCTGGTGTTTACAATAAGCTAATTGTCATGCTAGGAAAATGTAAACAACCAGAAAAAGCTGAGGAGCTTTTTCAAGCTATGATTGACGAAGGCTGTGGTGTCAGCCATGAATCTTATACTGCTCTTATATCTGCCTATGGTAGGAGCAGTCTCTTTGACAAAGCATTTTCCCTCCTTGAGCAGATGAAGAATACTCCTGACTGCCAGCCTGATGTCCATACTTATTCTATCCTCATAAAATCTTGCCTGCAGGTTTTTGCATATGACAAAGTGCAGGCTCTGCTTTCAGATATGGAAATTCAGCACATTAGACCGAACACCATCACATACAATACCCTGATCGATGCTTACGGGAAATCTAAAAA ATTTGCAGAGATGGAGTCGACACTTGTGGCAATGCTTAGCCAACAGGATTGTGAGCCTGATGTCTGGACCATGAATTCTGTAGTGAGAGCCTTTGGCAGCAGTGGGCAAATAGAAACAATGGAGAAATGTTTTGAGAAGTTCCACAGTGCCGGAATCCAACCAAACATCATGACTTTCAACATTCTCCTTGATTCATATGGAAAAGCTGGGAATTATAAAAAAATGAGTGCTGTGATGGAATACATGCAGAAATACCATTACTCATGGACAATCGTTACATACAATGTGGTGATAGATGCATTTGGGAGGGCTGGGGATTTAACACAAATGGAGTATCTGTTTAGGCTAATGGGGTCAGAGCGGATCAAACCAAGCTGTGTCACACTTTGCTCACTCGTAAGGGCTTATGGGAAAGCAG AAATGAAGGGGGTGCTTGAGATAATGAAGCAAAAAGGATGTTCTCCTGATAAGATCACATATAGAACCATGATTAAAGCTTATTCATTCAACAATATGACTGGCCATGTGAAGGAACTCCATGAACTTATGCAATCGGCAGGAAGTCAGATGACTTGGTCACAGAGACAAAAACCTGACTTTTGA
- the LOC112180375 gene encoding pentatricopeptide repeat-containing protein At5g48730, chloroplastic isoform X1, which yields MASLLSSTQPLPPAFNRGPAPATKPATPRVQTTPHPQPTCNTSADDNSRLAVTQRKAVELQRLKDKEAKDRKEETNNKIASRKAISVVLRREATKSHIEKKKGSKRLLPRTVLEALHERITALRWESALKVFELLQEQLWYRPNPGVYNKLIVMLGKCKQPEKAEELFQAMIDEGCGVSHESYTALISAYGRSSLFDKAFSLLEQMKNTPDCQPDVHTYSILIKSCLQVFAYDKVQALLSDMEIQHIRPNTITYNTLIDAYGKSKKFAEMESTLVAMLSQQDCEPDVWTMNSVVRAFGSSGQIETMEKCFEKFHSAGIQPNIMTFNILLDSYGKAGNYKKMSAVMEYMQKYHYSWTIVTYNVVIDAFGRAGDLTQMEYLFRLMGSERIKPSCVTLCSLVRAYGKAGKPEKISGVLRFVENSDVILDTVFFNCLVDAYGRLGCFTEMKGVLEIMKQKGCSPDKITYRTMIKAYSFNNMTGHVKELHELMQSAGSQMTWSQRQKPDF from the exons ATGGCCTCACTCTTGAGCTCCACCCAACCACTTCCACCGGCGTTTAACCGAGGACcggctccggccaccaaacccgCAACTCCACGGGTACAGACGACGCCCCATCCTCAACCCACTTGTAATACTAGTGCAGATGACAACTCTAGACTAGCAGTAACACAGAGAAAAGCAGTAGAGCTTCAGAGGCTAAAAGACAAGGAGGCCAAGGACAGAAAGGAGGAGACCAACAACAAGATAGCTTCTCGGAAAGCAATTTCGGTCGTTTTGCGGAGAGAAGCTACCAAATCCCACATCGAGAAGAAGAAAGGCTCCAAGAGACTGCTTCCCAGGACTGTGCTCGAAGCCCTCCATGAGAGAATCACTGCTCTGCGATGGGAGTCTGCTCTCAAG GTTTTTGAACTGCTGCAAGAGCAGCTCTGGTACCGGCCCAATCCTGGTGTTTACAATAAGCTAATTGTCATGCTAGGAAAATGTAAACAACCAGAAAAAGCTGAGGAGCTTTTTCAAGCTATGATTGACGAAGGCTGTGGTGTCAGCCATGAATCTTATACTGCTCTTATATCTGCCTATGGTAGGAGCAGTCTCTTTGACAAAGCATTTTCCCTCCTTGAGCAGATGAAGAATACTCCTGACTGCCAGCCTGATGTCCATACTTATTCTATCCTCATAAAATCTTGCCTGCAGGTTTTTGCATATGACAAAGTGCAGGCTCTGCTTTCAGATATGGAAATTCAGCACATTAGACCGAACACCATCACATACAATACCCTGATCGATGCTTACGGGAAATCTAAAAA ATTTGCAGAGATGGAGTCGACACTTGTGGCAATGCTTAGCCAACAGGATTGTGAGCCTGATGTCTGGACCATGAATTCTGTAGTGAGAGCCTTTGGCAGCAGTGGGCAAATAGAAACAATGGAGAAATGTTTTGAGAAGTTCCACAGTGCCGGAATCCAACCAAACATCATGACTTTCAACATTCTCCTTGATTCATATGGAAAAGCTGGGAATTATAAAAAAATGAGTGCTGTGATGGAATACATGCAGAAATACCATTACTCATGGACAATCGTTACATACAATGTGGTGATAGATGCATTTGGGAGGGCTGGGGATTTAACACAAATGGAGTATCTGTTTAGGCTAATGGGGTCAGAGCGGATCAAACCAAGCTGTGTCACACTTTGCTCACTCGTAAGGGCTTATGGGAAAGCAGGTAAACCTGAAAAAATTAGTGGTGTTTTACGTTTTGTGGAGAATTCAGACGTGATATTGGATACTGTGTTTTTCAATTGTCTGGTTGATGCTTATGGGAGGCTGGGATGCTTCACAGAAATGAAGGGGGTGCTTGAGATAATGAAGCAAAAAGGATGTTCTCCTGATAAGATCACATATAGAACCATGATTAAAGCTTATTCATTCAACAATATGACTGGCCATGTGAAGGAACTCCATGAACTTATGCAATCGGCAGGAAGTCAGATGACTTGGTCACAGAGACAAAAACCTGACTTTTGA